A single region of the Brassica rapa cultivar Chiifu-401-42 chromosome A03, CAAS_Brap_v3.01, whole genome shotgun sequence genome encodes:
- the LOC103857549 gene encoding dihydroceramide fatty acyl 2-hydroxylase FAH1, which translates to MVAQGFTVDLNKPLVFQVGHLGEAYEEWVHQPIVTKEGPRFFHSDFWEFLTLTRWWVIPVIWLPVACWCISKSVSMGLSLTEIVPLIALGIFIWTFIEYTLHRFLFHIKTKSYWGNTAHYLLHGCHHKHPMDHLRLVFPPAATAVLCFPFWNLVKLFATPSTTPALFGGGMLGYVMYDITHYYLHHAQPTRAVTKNLKKYHLNHHFRIQDKGFGITSSLWDIVFGTLPTTKAPKREQ; encoded by the exons ATGGTTGCTCAGGGATTCACTGTAGATCTTAATAAGCCCCTTGTATTTCAG GTTGGTCATCTTGGTGAAGCTTATGAGGAATGGGTTCACCAACCCATTGTGACAAAGGAAGGCCCTCGTTTTTTCCACAGTGACTTTTGGGAG TTCTTGACCCTTACAAGATGGTGGGTGATTCCTGTAATTTGGTTGCCAGTGGCATGCTGGTGCATCTCCAAGTCAGTAAGCATGGGCCTTTCCCTTACAGAAATCGTCCCATTGATTGCCTTGGGAATATTTATCTGGACGTTCATAGAATATACTCTTCACCGGTTCCTTTTCCACATCAAGACCAAGAGTTACTG GGGAAACACGGCGCACTATCTTCTTCACGGATGTCATCACAAGCACCCAATGGACCACCTTCGGCTCGTCTTTCCTCCTGCTGCAACAGCGGTTTTATGCTTTCCT TTCTGGAACCTTGTGAAGCTTTTTGCAACTCCGTCAACCACACCTGCCTTGTTTGGAGGTGGAATGCTCGGGTACGTGATGTATGATATTACTCACTACTACCTTCACCATGCACAACCAACTAGAGCAGTGACCAAGAATCTCAAG AAATATCATTTGAACCATCACTTCAGGATTCAGGACAAGGGATTTGGTATAACATCATCTCTATGGGACATAGTGTTTGGGACACTTCCCACCACAAAAGCCCCTAAAAGAGAGCAGTAG
- the LOC103857550 gene encoding berberine bridge enzyme-like 16, giving the protein TLNPITLHLIYLITIPRVYSSLPLPLYAPELFLECLDTQPADPGRRNSRAAVIPTNPSFSTNLMRAVRNLRFASASTRKPEAIVAAVTETHIRATISCCKHLNLELKVRSGGHDYEGFSYTSPVPFVILDMYNFHKVDINLKDETAWIQSGASLGELYYNIAKKSKVHAFPAGVCPKVGAGGHFSGGGFGNLLRKYGLSIDHIIDAQIMDADGKVYRDRRSMGEDVFWAIRGGGGGSYGVILAWKLKLVRVPENVTVFKLERTVEEGVIDLVHKWQQVAPVIDKDLFIRLEIKPVYRSTTSKYKTKTINVSFIGMFLGSPERLLNIMNKRFPELYLTEPDCMVKKWIDSVVFWAEYPENEPLENLLERTSVNESYWKRTSDFVQTPISKRGIAKIFQTMIYHSPLPRRVWMQWNPWGGRMAEIASDETPFTHRAGNVFMIEHFMNWYAPGDELEEAFLAISRSFKKAMTPFVSKNPREAFLNYRDVDIGITIPGYNATFEEAKVYGDKYFKGNYLRLFQVKAGFDPTNFFRSQQGIPVLE; this is encoded by the coding sequence accctaaaccctatcaCACTCCATCTTATCTATCTCATCACAATCCCACGAGTCTACTCATCATTACCGTTGCCATTGTATGCGCCGGAGCTTTTCCTCGAATGTCTCGACACTCAGCCGGCCGACCCCGGCCGACGTAACTCAAGAGCCGCCGTGATTCCCACAAACCCATCTTTCTCAACAAACCTGATGAGGGCGGTGAGAAACCTCCGGTTCGCTTCTGCCTCCACAAGGAAACCGGAAGCCATCGTCGCCGCCGTTACCGAAACCCACATCAGAGCAACAATCTCCTGCTGCAAACACCTGAACCTCGAGCTCAAAGTCCGCAGCGGCGGCCACGACTACGAAGGCTTCTCCTACACCTCTCCGGTGCCGTTCGTGATCCTAGATATGTACAACTTCCACAAAGTGGACATCAACCTTAAGGACGAGACCGCGTGGATCCAATCCGGAGCCTCTCTCGGCGAGCTTTACTACAACATCGCGAAAAAAAGCAAAGTCCACGCTTTCCCCGCCGGAGTGTGTCCTAAAGTCGGCGCCGGAGGACATTTCAGCGGCGGAGGGTTCGGGAATCTCTTGAGGAAATACGGTTTATCGATTGACCACATCATCGACGCGCAAATCATGGACGCGGACGGGAAAGTCTACCGCGACAGACGTTCTATGGGAGAAGACGTGTTTTGGGCGATTCGCGGCGGAGGCGGTGGGAGCTACGGCGTGATTCTTGCGTGGAAGCTTAAGCTCGTTAGGGTTCCGGAGAACGTCACCGTTTTTAAACTGGAGAGAACGGTGGAAGAAGGTGTCATTGACTTGGTCCACAAATGGCAGCAAGTGGCTCCGGTTATCGACAAAGATTTGTTTATCCGGTTAGAGATTAAACCGGTTTACCGGAGCACTACATCAAAATACAAGACCAAGACGATTAACGTTTCCTTCATTGGAATGTTTCTCGGTTCGCCGGAGAGACTTTTAAACATAATGAACAAACGTTTCCCGGAGCTATACTTGACGGAACCTGACTGCATGGTTAAAAAATGGATCGACTCGGTGGTTTTCTGGGCTGAGTACCCAGAAAACGAACCGTTAGAGAATCTTCTCGAAAGAACATCAGTGAACGAATCTTACTGGAAACGAACTTCAGACTTCGTTCAAACTCCTATCTCAAAACGAGGTATTGCCAAGATTTTCCAGACGATGATCTATCACTCGCCCCTTCCACGGCGAGTTTGGATGCAGTGGAACCCTTGGGGAGGCAGGATGGCTGAGATAGCATCTGATGAGACGCCGTTTACGCATAGAGCTGGTAACGTTTTCATGATAGAGCATTTCATGAATTGGTATGCACCTGGAGATGAGCTAGAGGAGGCGTTCTTGGCCATCTCAAGAAGCTTTAAAAAGGCGATGACTCCGTTTGTTTCGAAGAATCCGAGAGAGGCTTTCTTGAACTACAGAGACGTCGATATCGGGATTACGATTCCGGGGTATAACGCAACGTTCGAAGAAGCTAAGGTTTATGGGGACAAGTATTTTAAAGGGAATTACTTGAGATTGTTTCAGGTTAAAGCCGGGTTCGACCCGACTAACTTTTTCCGGTCTCAGCAGGGGATTCCGGTTCTTGAATAG
- the LOC103857546 gene encoding RNA polymerase I-specific transcription initiation factor RRN3 — protein MGASEALTDPSSLYNVGNNDLSDTETVLNVRNALASVQNGESDLLYDQFVETIQINNRSDHALGAQLDALLKALSGSVACIDVNHHRRILSGIFGMSLWDHKPHVMDSLMDLIISLAATSGKYLDNCLNMLIRHFVPPPWVIDRLWQGRVIEQKQHVLSRVHGALLKISLLVPLAPSRLLPMLAHQLPKINKKDQVVVIYVENLLKLENSSIGQVGGGMIFMMVMERLRDLDLEIDWDDILQDDSNRGMFDMELEDAMNEGDELPVGSLNQDTSGGKIESLDKLMVTCFDHLESCNLHGRLDQVFEKLFDSFENFILNTYKSKVSQFLMFYACSLDPENCGVKFGSKLLDIFLSSNKPRPTRMSAVAYLASYLARGKFLPISYVASMLKRLVDECADYCRICNDDIRPEAHQLFYSGCQAIMYVLCFRMRSILDVPRFRSELIPLESILMHKLNPLMVCLPSVVAEFLRQAKAGGLFVVSDSFIFEDLLESELSRAFGGCERLDTFFPFDPCLLKSSNSNISGNFIYWSMVRPTYDKDDDEEDDDDAEIIVNGDEESDEEDEGDLDYALNKMSITPKHSFKNNMERERLMKMPSMIRPSTSPESL, from the exons ATGGGAGCATCGGAGGCTCTAACTGATCCATCAAGCTTATATAATGTGGGCAACAATGATTTGTCTGATACTGAGACGGTGCTTAATGTGAGAAACGCCCTTGCATCTGTTCAGAAT GGGGAATCAGACCTTCTTTACGATCAGTTTGTTGAAACTATTCAGATCAACAATAGATCTGATCATGCTCTTGGGGCACAGCTTGAT GCACTCTTGAAAGCTTTATCAGGCTCTGTGGCTTGCATAGATGTCAATCACCATCGAAGGATTCTCTCTGGG ATATTTGGAATGTCATTGTGGGATCACAAACCTCATGTAATGGATTCATTGATGGACCTAATCATATCACTG GCTGCCACTAGTGGCAAGTATCTGGACAATTGTCTGAATATGCTCATAAGACACTTCGTTCCACCGCCTTGGGTAATTGATAGACTTTGGCAAGGCCGTGTAATCGAGCAGAAGCAACACGTTCTTTCTCGGGTTCATGGAGCTCTTCTGAAGATCTCTCTTTTGGTTCCTCTTGCTCCCTCGAGACTATTGCCCATGCTCGCTCATCAACTgcccaaaataaacaaaaaggaCCAG GTGGTGGTGATTTATGTGGAGAACTTATTAAAGCTGGAGAATAGCTCAATCGGGCAAGTTGGTGGTGGCATGATTTTTATGATGGTGATGGAGAGGCTGCGAGATTTGGAT TTGGAGATTGATTGGGATGATATTCTACAAGATGATTCTAACAGAGGCATGTTTGATATGGAACTTGAAGATGCTATGAATGAAGGAGACGAG CTTCCAGTAGGGTCTCTAAATCAGGATACATCGGGTGGCAAGATAGAGTCTTTGGACAAATTGATGGTCACATGTTTTGATCATCTTGAATCGTGTAATCTTCACGGTCGTTTGGATCAG GTGTTTGAAAAGCTCTTTGACTCATTTGAGAATTTCATTCTGAATACATACAAATCAAAAGTTTCGCAG TTTCTGATGTTCTATGCATGTTCACTGGATCCTGAAAATTGTGGTGTGAAGTTTGGTAGTAAGCTATTAGACATTTTTCTCTCCAGCAACAAGCCTCGACCTACTAG GATGAGTGCAGTGGCTTATCTAGCTAGCTACTTGGCTCGTGGAAAGTTTTTGCCTATTTCCTATGTGGCTAGCATGTTAAAAAG GTTGGTAGATGAGTGTGCGGATTACTGTAGAATTTGCAATGATGATATAAGACCTGAAGCACATCAGCTTTTCTACTCAGGATGCCAG GCGATCATGTATGTGCTCTGCTTCCGGATGAGATCCATCTTAGATGTTCCTCGCTTTCGGTCCGAGCTTATACCCTTGGAGTCAATTTTAATGCACAAACTAAACCCATTGATG GTATGCCTGCCATCCGTAGTGGCAGAGTTCCTTAGACAAGCTAAAGCAGGTGGCCTGTTCGTAGTCTCAGACTCCTTCATCTTCGAAGATCTACTTGAGTCTGAGCTTTCTCGTGCTTTTGGCGGGTGTGAGAGGCTTGATACATTCTTCCCCTTTGACCCTTGCTTGCTGAAAAGCTCTAACAG CAATATCTCCGGGAATTTCATCTACTGGTCGATGGTTAGACCGACCTATGAcaaagatgatgatgaggaggatgatgatgatgctgagATAATTGTGAATGGGGATGAGGAGAGTGATGAAGAGGACGAAGGTGATCTTGACTACGCCTTGAACAAGATGTCCATAACCCCTAAGCACTCTTTCAAGAACAATATGGAAAGAGAGAGACTTATGAAAATGCCTTCCATGATCAGACCTTCTACTAGTCCTGAATCCCTTTAA